A genomic stretch from Flavobacterium sp. KS-LB2 includes:
- a CDS encoding glycosyltransferase family 2 protein, with amino-acid sequence MNLSILIPLLNEEESLNELYNWIIKVMQSHNYTYEIIFLDDGSTDNSWTIIEGFANSNLHVKGIRFMKNFGKSQALHAGFAKAQGDVIITMDADLQDSPEEIPGLYDMIINGKYDLVSGWKKKRYDSVVAKNLPSKLFNWAARKTSGVELNDFNCGLKAYKNVVVKNIEVSGEMHRYIPVLAKNAGFGKIGEKVVQHQARKYGETKFGMERFINGFLDLITIWFLSRFGKRPMHLFGAMGSFMFIIGFMLAGYIGVSKLYHMYNDMRYSLVTNNPWFYIALTTMVLGTQLFLAGFLGEIILRTKNNEERYKVSREVNFL; translated from the coding sequence ATGAATTTATCTATACTAATACCGCTTCTTAATGAAGAGGAATCGCTTAATGAACTCTACAATTGGATCATCAAAGTGATGCAATCTCATAATTATACCTACGAAATCATTTTTCTAGATGATGGAAGTACAGATAATTCATGGACAATTATCGAAGGATTTGCAAATTCAAACCTACATGTAAAAGGGATTCGCTTTATGAAAAATTTTGGAAAATCACAGGCACTGCATGCTGGTTTTGCAAAAGCGCAAGGTGATGTCATTATTACTATGGATGCTGACTTGCAAGATAGTCCCGAGGAAATCCCTGGGTTATACGATATGATTATCAATGGTAAATACGATTTAGTTTCTGGATGGAAAAAGAAACGCTACGACTCCGTAGTGGCAAAAAACCTGCCTTCGAAATTATTCAATTGGGCAGCAAGAAAAACATCAGGCGTAGAATTGAATGATTTCAACTGTGGATTAAAAGCCTACAAAAATGTTGTGGTGAAAAACATTGAGGTTTCAGGTGAAATGCACCGCTACATTCCCGTTTTGGCAAAAAATGCCGGTTTTGGAAAAATTGGTGAAAAAGTAGTACAACATCAAGCCAGAAAATATGGCGAAACTAAATTTGGGATGGAACGTTTTATTAATGGATTCTTGGATTTAATTACCATTTGGTTTCTTTCTCGTTTTGGAAAAAGACCAATGCACCTTTTTGGTGCCATGGGATCGTTCATGTTTATCATTGGTTTTATGCTTGCCGGATATATTGGCGTTTCAAAACTGTACCACATGTATAATGACATGCGTTACAGTCTGGTTACAAATAATCCTTGGTTTTATATTGCATTAACCACAATGGTTTTAGGAACACAATTATTTTTGGCCGGATTTCTAGGTGAGATTATTTTACGAACAAAAAATAATGAAGAGCGTTATAAAGTGTCTAGAGAAGTTAATTTTTTATAA
- a CDS encoding GNAT family N-acetyltransferase, with amino-acid sequence MEIKDNTFSRQFETETKQGLVTVEYSFQEKKIFLTKINTPESFADEDFIADFLKNIMEIAIERKLKVVPILPKIVVFFKKNPIYKELLPPGIRL; translated from the coding sequence ATGGAAATCAAAGACAATACTTTTTCAAGACAATTTGAAACCGAAACGAAACAAGGTTTGGTTACCGTTGAATATTCGTTTCAGGAGAAAAAAATATTTTTAACAAAAATCAATACCCCAGAATCGTTCGCAGACGAAGACTTTATTGCTGATTTTCTAAAAAACATCATGGAAATTGCGATTGAACGAAAATTAAAAGTAGTTCCTATTCTTCCTAAAATTGTAGTTTTTTTCAAAAAAAATCCTATTTATAAAGAATTACTTCCCCCAGGAATCCGATTGTAA
- a CDS encoding ABC-F family ATP-binding cassette domain-containing protein yields the protein MITVNDISVQFGGTTLFSDVSFAINENDKIALMGKNGAGKSTLLKIIAGQSKPSTGNISAPKDAVVAYLPQHLLTTDGATVMEETSKAFGEVFAMKAEIDAINEQLTIRTDYESDAYMKLIERVSDLSEKFYAIEEINYEAEVEKILVGLGFEREDFNRQTSEFSGGWRMRIELAKILLQKPDLILLDEPTNHMDIESIQWLEDFLINQAKAVVVISHDRAFVDNITNRTIEVTMGRIYDYKAKYSHYLELRKDRRVHQQKAYDEQQRMIADNRTFIDRFKGTFSKTDAVQSRVKMLEKLVIVQVDEVDTSALKLKFPPAARSGQYPVIVKDLSKSYGDHVVFKDANIVIERGQKVAFVGKNGEGKSTMIKAIMKEIGIDGGSLEIGHNAQIGYFAQNQAALLDENATIFETIDDIAVGDVRTKIKDILGAFMFQGDDVTKKVKVLSGGEKTRLAMIKLLLEPVNLLILDEPSNHLDMKTKDIIKDALRDFDGTLILVSHDRDFLDGLATKVFEFGNKRVVEHFEDITGFLANKKMDSMREIEK from the coding sequence ATGATTACAGTTAACGATATTTCTGTGCAGTTTGGTGGCACAACACTTTTTAGTGATGTTTCTTTTGCAATAAATGAAAATGATAAAATTGCCCTAATGGGTAAAAATGGAGCAGGAAAATCGACGCTGCTTAAAATTATTGCAGGTCAAAGTAAACCTTCAACTGGTAATATTTCGGCACCAAAAGATGCTGTCGTGGCTTATTTGCCTCAGCATTTATTAACCACAGATGGTGCAACAGTGATGGAAGAAACTTCTAAAGCATTTGGAGAAGTGTTTGCTATGAAAGCGGAAATCGATGCAATCAATGAGCAATTGACAATTCGTACGGATTATGAAAGTGATGCATACATGAAATTAATCGAACGGGTTTCGGACTTGAGTGAGAAATTTTATGCGATTGAAGAAATCAACTATGAAGCTGAAGTAGAAAAAATATTAGTTGGTTTGGGTTTTGAACGAGAAGATTTTAATCGTCAAACATCTGAGTTTTCAGGAGGATGGAGAATGCGAATTGAATTAGCTAAAATCCTTTTGCAAAAACCAGACTTAATTTTACTGGATGAGCCAACCAATCATATGGATATAGAAAGTATTCAGTGGTTAGAGGATTTCTTAATCAATCAAGCAAAAGCTGTTGTGGTTATATCACACGATAGAGCTTTTGTAGATAATATTACGAATCGTACTATTGAAGTTACAATGGGACGTATTTATGATTACAAAGCCAAATATTCTCATTATTTGGAACTTAGAAAAGACAGACGCGTGCATCAGCAAAAAGCGTATGACGAGCAACAGCGCATGATTGCTGATAATAGAACTTTTATCGATCGTTTTAAAGGAACATTTTCTAAAACCGATGCCGTGCAATCCCGTGTTAAGATGCTTGAGAAGCTTGTTATTGTTCAAGTAGATGAGGTAGATACTTCGGCTTTGAAATTAAAGTTTCCGCCAGCTGCGCGCTCTGGACAATATCCTGTGATTGTAAAGGATTTATCGAAATCATACGGAGATCATGTTGTTTTTAAAGACGCTAATATCGTTATTGAAAGAGGCCAAAAAGTAGCTTTCGTAGGAAAAAATGGAGAAGGAAAATCGACGATGATCAAGGCCATTATGAAAGAAATTGGTATTGATGGTGGAAGTTTAGAAATTGGGCATAATGCTCAAATTGGTTATTTTGCCCAAAATCAAGCGGCATTATTAGACGAAAATGCTACTATATTTGAAACCATTGACGATATTGCCGTGGGTGATGTTCGAACTAAAATCAAAGATATCTTGGGTGCTTTTATGTTCCAAGGGGATGATGTGACTAAGAAAGTAAAAGTGCTTTCCGGTGGTGAAAAAACGCGTTTGGCTATGATTAAATTATTGTTGGAACCAGTTAATTTATTGATTCTGGATGAGCCTTCAAATCACTTAGACATGAAAACCAAAGACATTATCAAAGATGCCTTGCGTGACTTTGACGGAACATTAATATTAGTTTCGCACGATAGGGATTTCTTAGACGGATTAGCAACTAAAGTTTTTGAATTTGGAAACAAAAGAGTAGTCGAGCATTTTGAAGATATTACTGGTTTCTTAGCGAATAAGAAAATGGACAGCATGCGTGAGATAGAAAAATAG
- a CDS encoding DUF4199 domain-containing protein: MINEIIKKNGITFGVTIGIVSALITSTIYAIDLNLFTSWWIGVLSILTYLILGIVLLSKTKKELNGVFSFKDAFTTYFIATLIGILISTLFNVLLFNFIDPSAKDTLNELMIKYTVNMMQKFGTPASAINEAIDKLKENNPYSTLELLKGSIFSIVFSSIFGLILAAFFKSKSTQE, translated from the coding sequence ATGATCAACGAAATTATTAAAAAGAATGGAATAACCTTTGGAGTAACAATAGGAATTGTTTCTGCATTAATTACATCAACAATATACGCTATTGATTTAAATTTGTTTACTTCCTGGTGGATTGGAGTTTTAAGCATTTTGACATACCTTATATTAGGGATTGTTTTGCTTTCAAAAACGAAAAAAGAGCTGAACGGTGTTTTTTCTTTCAAAGATGCTTTTACAACGTACTTCATAGCAACACTAATAGGCATTTTAATTTCTACTCTTTTTAATGTTCTTTTGTTCAATTTTATTGATCCTTCTGCCAAAGATACTTTAAATGAATTAATGATTAAGTACACTGTAAATATGATGCAAAAATTTGGCACACCTGCATCAGCTATTAACGAGGCTATAGACAAATTAAAAGAAAACAACCCTTACTCAACGTTAGAACTATTAAAAGGATCTATTTTTAGTATTGTTTTCAGCTCTATTTTCGGATTAATTTTGGCAGCATTCTTTAAAAGCAAATCTACACAAGAATAA
- a CDS encoding GlmU family protein: protein MNYILFDGPSRNALLPFTFTRPVADILIGIMTIRQKWEMRLGSTTTTLTEEYLSEKFPMVELEENVMINASFLPNDVLAEMVSNLEPNQAIFKGEEVIAFYTNEEQEEVDFDSYEIIEYEEECITVKNTWDIFSKNDAAIREDFEYLTEDRKSQPIPKSVNVIAPENIFIEEGAKLEFVTLNASAGPIYIGKDSEIMEGSVIRGPFVLCENAQVKMASKVYGATTVGPYSRIGGEVKNVVLFAYSNKGHDGFLGDSVLGEWCNIGADSNNSNLKNNYEEVKLWSYETEGFAKTGLQFCGLMMGDHSKCGINTMFNTGTVVGVSANIFGSGFPRNFVPSFSWGGASGFTTYITKKAFETARLVMSRRNVEFDEREAAILEHVFEESKKWRKE, encoded by the coding sequence ATGAATTATATACTTTTTGACGGGCCATCCAGAAACGCCTTATTACCTTTTACATTCACTCGTCCAGTTGCGGATATCCTTATTGGAATCATGACGATTCGTCAAAAATGGGAAATGCGTTTGGGTTCTACGACAACCACATTGACAGAGGAATATCTATCAGAAAAATTTCCAATGGTTGAATTAGAAGAAAATGTAATGATAAATGCTTCCTTTCTTCCGAATGATGTATTAGCCGAAATGGTTAGTAATCTGGAACCCAATCAAGCTATTTTTAAAGGAGAGGAAGTGATTGCTTTTTATACCAATGAAGAACAGGAAGAAGTAGATTTTGATTCCTATGAAATTATAGAATACGAAGAAGAGTGTATTACGGTAAAAAATACTTGGGATATTTTTTCTAAAAATGATGCTGCGATACGAGAGGATTTTGAATACCTAACCGAGGATAGAAAATCACAGCCAATCCCCAAAAGTGTCAATGTCATTGCACCTGAAAACATATTTATAGAAGAAGGGGCAAAGTTAGAATTTGTTACTTTAAATGCTTCTGCAGGTCCTATATATATTGGTAAAGATTCAGAAATCATGGAAGGATCCGTAATTAGAGGGCCTTTTGTCTTGTGCGAAAATGCACAAGTAAAAATGGCTTCAAAAGTATATGGTGCTACAACAGTTGGTCCTTATTCCAGAATTGGTGGTGAAGTAAAAAACGTAGTGCTTTTTGCATATTCAAATAAAGGACATGATGGATTTTTAGGAGATTCTGTTCTTGGCGAATGGTGTAATATAGGAGCCGACAGTAATAATTCTAATCTAAAGAATAATTACGAAGAAGTAAAATTATGGAGTTATGAAACGGAAGGTTTTGCTAAAACTGGACTTCAGTTTTGTGGATTGATGATGGGAGACCACAGCAAGTGCGGGATTAACACGATGTTCAATACAGGGACGGTCGTGGGAGTGAGTGCTAATATTTTTGGCAGTGGATTTCCTCGCAATTTTGTACCTAGTTTTTCTTGGGGTGGTGCTTCGGGTTTTACCACGTATATAACAAAAAAAGCTTTTGAAACGGCTCGATTAGTAATGAGTCGCAGAAATGTGGAATTTGATGAAAGAGAAGCCGCAATTCTAGAACATGTTTTTGAAGAATCAAAAAAGTGGAGAAAAGAGTAG
- a CDS encoding murein L,D-transpeptidase catalytic domain family protein, giving the protein MKKIITLLLLCSFHFITAQSNDEIVQKACEVQTKWGFKAKNKNIITLIDFSKPINEARLYVIDLKNNTILLTSNVDHGSGSGTGLTPSSFSNIEGSKATSLGCYLTLQTYQGMWGYSLRLDGLENDKNSNALKRNIVVHSSKKMFSKFSWGCFSVPDNNANTLINLIKNGSLIYAYQ; this is encoded by the coding sequence ATGAAAAAAATTATAACGCTTTTACTCTTATGTTCTTTCCATTTTATCACAGCCCAAAGCAATGATGAAATTGTACAAAAAGCTTGTGAAGTACAAACAAAATGGGGCTTTAAAGCCAAAAATAAAAATATTATTACGCTAATCGATTTTTCAAAACCAATCAATGAAGCAAGACTTTATGTTATTGATTTAAAAAACAATACAATACTTTTAACTAGTAATGTTGATCATGGTTCAGGCTCAGGAACTGGATTAACTCCCAGCTCATTTAGCAATATTGAAGGAAGCAAAGCTACTTCATTAGGATGCTATCTAACCTTACAGACGTATCAAGGCATGTGGGGATATTCTTTACGATTAGATGGGTTAGAAAACGACAAAAACTCGAATGCTTTAAAAAGAAACATTGTGGTGCATTCATCAAAGAAAATGTTTAGCAAATTCAGTTGGGGCTGTTTTTCTGTTCCAGATAACAATGCCAATACCTTGATTAACTTGATAAAAAATGGTTCGCTTATTTATGCCTATCAATAA
- a CDS encoding type B 50S ribosomal protein L31 translates to MKKGIHPENYRLVAFKDMSNDEVFITKSTADTRETLTVDGVEYPVVKMEISRTSHPFYTGKSKLIDTAGRIDKFKTKYAKHVK, encoded by the coding sequence ATGAAAAAAGGAATTCACCCAGAAAATTACAGATTAGTTGCATTTAAAGACATGTCAAATGACGAAGTTTTTATCACTAAATCTACTGCAGATACAAGAGAAACATTAACAGTTGACGGTGTTGAATACCCAGTTGTAAAAATGGAGATCTCTAGAACTTCTCACCCTTTTTACACAGGTAAATCTAAACTTATTGACACTGCAGGACGTATCGATAAATTCAAAACTAAATACGCTAAACACGTTAAATAA
- a CDS encoding phospho-sugar mutase, with the protein MDIKQNILDAVNEWLTPTFDTATQEAITEMMTTSPKELEESFYKNLEFGTGGMRGIMGVGNNRINKYTLGKSTQGLSDYMHTAFPNQPLKAVIAYDCRHNSDTLAKLVADVFSANGIEVYLFSDMRPTPELSFAVKHLGCQCGIVLTASHNPPEYNGYKVYWQDGGQIVPPEDEGIINVIENLNYNQIKFTANEDLIHYIDSEVDEAFIKSTIENASFGTSAEAKKELNIVFTSLHGTSIKLVPDTLSQAGYPNVNIVEEQRVPNGDFPTVKSPNPEEPEALTMALALADKTNSDIVIGTDPDCDRLGIAVRNNEGKMTLLNGNQTMILMTAFLLEQWKKAGKINGKQFVGSTIVSTPMMMELATNYGVECKVGLTGFKWIAKMIKDFPELEFIGGGEESFGYMVGDAVRDKDAVAATLLICEVATQAKAKGSTVYKELLQLYVDNGFYKEYLVSLTKKGMDGLQEINQMMIDLRENPLKEINGQRVVMVEDYQSSIAKNLLDGTESTMEIPKSNVLIYYTEDGSKICARPSGTEPKIKFYISVNTELDAVEDFNDVESILDKKIKNIITSMQLN; encoded by the coding sequence ATGGATATCAAACAAAATATTTTAGACGCAGTAAATGAGTGGTTGACACCAACATTTGATACCGCTACCCAGGAAGCGATTACCGAAATGATGACCACATCTCCAAAAGAACTAGAAGAGAGTTTTTATAAAAATCTTGAATTTGGAACAGGCGGAATGCGTGGTATTATGGGCGTGGGAAACAATCGCATTAATAAATATACGCTGGGAAAAAGTACGCAAGGTCTTTCGGATTATATGCATACTGCATTTCCTAATCAACCATTGAAAGCCGTTATTGCATACGATTGCCGTCATAATAGTGATACTTTAGCTAAATTAGTTGCAGATGTTTTCTCGGCAAACGGAATTGAGGTATACTTATTTTCGGATATGAGACCTACTCCAGAATTGTCATTTGCGGTGAAACATTTAGGTTGTCAATGCGGAATTGTGCTTACAGCTTCACACAACCCGCCAGAATATAACGGATACAAAGTGTACTGGCAAGATGGTGGACAAATTGTACCGCCGGAAGATGAAGGTATCATCAATGTTATTGAAAATTTAAATTACAATCAAATCAAGTTTACAGCCAATGAAGACTTGATCCATTATATTGATTCAGAAGTTGATGAAGCTTTTATCAAATCAACTATTGAGAATGCGAGTTTTGGCACTTCGGCTGAAGCCAAAAAAGAGCTGAATATTGTTTTCACCTCTTTGCACGGAACTTCTATAAAATTAGTTCCTGATACTTTATCGCAAGCAGGCTACCCTAATGTAAATATTGTGGAAGAACAAAGAGTTCCAAATGGTGATTTCCCAACTGTTAAATCTCCAAATCCTGAAGAACCCGAAGCATTGACTATGGCATTGGCATTAGCAGATAAAACCAATTCGGATATTGTAATTGGGACAGACCCAGATTGTGACCGTTTAGGAATTGCCGTGAGAAATAATGAAGGCAAAATGACTTTGCTTAACGGAAATCAAACGATGATTTTAATGACTGCCTTTTTATTGGAACAATGGAAAAAAGCAGGGAAAATTAATGGAAAACAATTTGTGGGATCTACGATTGTTTCGACTCCTATGATGATGGAATTAGCCACAAACTACGGTGTAGAATGCAAAGTGGGCTTGACAGGTTTTAAATGGATTGCCAAGATGATTAAGGATTTTCCAGAGCTGGAATTCATAGGTGGTGGCGAAGAAAGTTTTGGATATATGGTGGGCGATGCCGTACGAGATAAAGACGCTGTAGCAGCTACTTTATTGATTTGCGAAGTTGCAACTCAAGCCAAAGCCAAAGGAAGTACTGTGTACAAAGAATTACTACAACTGTATGTTGACAATGGTTTTTACAAAGAATATTTAGTTTCATTGACCAAAAAAGGAATGGATGGTTTACAGGAAATTAATCAGATGATGATTGATTTACGTGAAAATCCATTGAAAGAAATCAACGGACAAAGAGTTGTTATGGTCGAAGATTATCAATCATCGATAGCTAAAAACCTATTGGATGGAACCGAATCTACAATGGAAATTCCAAAATCGAATGTATTAATTTATTACACTGAAGATGGATCGAAAATTTGTGCTAGACCAAGTGGAACAGAGCCCAAAATAAAATTTTATATCAGTGTAAATACGGAACTAGATGCTGTAGAAGATTTCAACGACGTAGAAAGCATCTTAGACAAGAAAATAAAAAATATTATTACTTCAATGCAATTGAATTAA
- a CDS encoding ABC transporter ATP-binding protein, translating to MDANFKKIIPFTNPYRSHVIWNVLFNILYALFSTLSFIALIPMMDVLFSTSEKIMEKPVLESIFDIIKFSKEYLYYHITLLTEEHGPEFALLLVIAIVSVTFLLKNLFNYLASNHLMHLKNGVLKDLRNSMYHKIINLPVSYYSEKRKGDIMARMLGDINEVQNSFFSILELIVKEPMTIVFTLVGMIAISFKLTLFVFIFIPLSGLLISKIGKTLRSKSQKVQYENGYLISIVEESLSGLKVVKSYNAESNFKQKFNDSVTRILKLSNSIGKKNNLATPLSEFLGIITICVLLWFGGKMVLVDTLPNGKALLDGAKFLAYMGLAYNILTPAKAISKASYSVKNGLAAAQRVFEVLEVKNEITDSENAIKKLTFEDSILIQNVNFRYEDENVLKDFSLQVKKGQTVALVGQSGSGKSTIANLLTRFYDVNEGTIAIDGIDIKDMNLHSLRDLMGLVTQDSILFNDTIKANISLGKIDATDDEIIEALKIANAYEFVKDLPLGIHTNIGDSGNKLSGGQKQRLSIARAVLKNPPIMILDEATSALDTESEKFVQVALENMMQNRTSIVIAHRLSTIQKADLIVVMQKGKIVEQGKHEELIALNGTYNKLVNLQSFE from the coding sequence ATGGACGCAAATTTCAAAAAAATTATTCCTTTCACAAATCCATATCGCTCTCATGTGATTTGGAATGTACTCTTTAATATTCTTTACGCATTGTTTAGCACTTTGTCTTTTATTGCATTAATCCCAATGATGGATGTCCTTTTTAGTACTAGTGAAAAAATAATGGAGAAACCGGTTTTAGAATCTATTTTTGACATCATCAAATTTTCAAAAGAATATCTCTATTATCACATCACATTACTCACTGAAGAGCATGGTCCTGAATTTGCGTTATTGTTAGTAATAGCGATAGTAAGCGTGACGTTCTTATTAAAAAACTTATTCAATTACTTAGCTTCCAATCACTTGATGCATTTAAAAAATGGCGTGTTAAAGGATTTAAGAAATTCAATGTACCATAAAATCATCAACTTGCCTGTTTCTTACTATTCAGAAAAAAGAAAAGGGGATATTATGGCTCGAATGTTAGGTGATATAAACGAGGTTCAAAATTCTTTTTTTTCTATCTTAGAATTAATTGTTAAGGAGCCTATGACCATCGTATTTACTCTTGTTGGTATGATTGCAATAAGTTTTAAGTTAACCTTATTTGTCTTTATTTTCATCCCGCTTTCAGGTTTACTAATATCAAAAATTGGTAAAACACTTCGCAGTAAATCCCAAAAAGTTCAATATGAAAATGGCTATTTAATATCGATTGTAGAAGAATCTTTATCGGGACTAAAAGTTGTTAAAAGTTACAATGCCGAATCAAATTTTAAACAAAAATTTAATGATTCCGTTACTCGAATTTTAAAATTATCAAACAGCATCGGTAAAAAAAATAACCTAGCTACACCATTAAGTGAGTTCTTAGGAATCATTACCATTTGTGTATTGTTATGGTTTGGCGGAAAAATGGTACTCGTTGATACTTTACCAAATGGGAAAGCATTACTAGATGGCGCTAAATTCCTAGCGTACATGGGGCTTGCATACAATATTTTGACTCCTGCAAAAGCAATCTCAAAAGCCTCGTATTCTGTAAAAAATGGACTAGCGGCAGCTCAACGTGTTTTTGAAGTTTTAGAAGTAAAAAATGAGATTACCGATAGTGAAAATGCAATTAAAAAATTAACTTTTGAAGACAGTATCCTTATTCAGAATGTTAATTTTAGATACGAAGACGAGAACGTTTTAAAAGACTTTTCGCTTCAAGTTAAAAAAGGGCAAACAGTTGCACTTGTTGGACAATCCGGAAGCGGGAAAAGTACAATTGCCAATTTACTGACTCGTTTTTATGATGTCAATGAAGGGACAATAGCCATTGACGGAATTGATATCAAAGACATGAACCTACACTCGCTTCGTGATTTAATGGGATTAGTAACGCAAGACAGTATTTTATTCAATGACACTATTAAAGCTAATATTTCTCTTGGAAAAATAGACGCAACGGATGATGAAATTATTGAAGCATTGAAGATTGCGAATGCCTATGAATTTGTAAAGGATTTACCATTAGGAATCCATACCAATATTGGGGATAGCGGTAACAAACTTTCCGGCGGACAAAAACAACGACTATCAATTGCCAGAGCCGTCCTAAAAAATCCTCCAATTATGATTCTGGACGAAGCTACATCAGCATTGGATACCGAAAGCGAAAAATTCGTTCAAGTAGCGCTGGAAAACATGATGCAAAACAGAACTTCTATTGTAATTGCGCATCGTCTTTCGACCATTCAAAAAGCAGATTTGATTGTGGTGATGCAAAAAGGGAAAATAGTCGAGCAAGGAAAACACGAAGAGCTTATTGCGTTGAATGGAACTTATAATAAATTAGTTAATCTACAATCTTTTGAATAA
- a CDS encoding alpha/beta hydrolase, whose product MSKIPVYLMPGLAASALIFERIALPKAIFEMHPLEWEIPQDNESLSNYAKRITEKITHENPVLIGVSFGGILVQEMAKHIAVRKVIIISSVRSNAEFPRRLKIAETTKAYKLIPMRLFANIESLAKFSFGEKVNQRLKLYEKFLSVRDIRYLNWAVEQVILWERTVIDESVIHIHGDMDDVFPIKYIKNCVVVKGGTHIMILNKYKWLNENLPSIILGTEKK is encoded by the coding sequence ATGAGTAAAATACCAGTTTATTTAATGCCGGGATTGGCAGCTAGTGCTTTGATTTTTGAGCGAATTGCACTTCCAAAAGCAATTTTTGAAATGCATCCATTAGAATGGGAAATTCCGCAGGATAACGAGTCTTTATCGAATTACGCCAAGCGAATTACTGAAAAAATTACACACGAAAACCCCGTTTTGATAGGGGTTTCATTTGGAGGTATTTTGGTTCAGGAAATGGCAAAACACATAGCGGTTCGAAAAGTAATTATTATCTCCAGTGTGCGTTCTAATGCAGAATTTCCTCGAAGATTGAAGATTGCTGAAACTACGAAGGCGTATAAACTGATTCCAATGCGATTATTTGCCAATATTGAAAGTTTGGCTAAATTCTCCTTTGGAGAAAAAGTAAATCAAAGACTGAAATTGTATGAAAAGTTTCTTTCCGTTCGTGATATTCGGTATTTAAATTGGGCTGTGGAACAAGTAATTTTATGGGAAAGAACAGTTATTGACGAAAGTGTAATTCACATTCATGGCGACATGGACGATGTATTTCCTATAAAATATATCAAGAACTGTGTCGTTGTAAAAGGAGGGACACACATTATGATTTTGAATAAATACAAGTGGTTGAATGAAAATTTGCCGTCCATTATTTTGGGAACAGAAAAGAAGTAA
- a CDS encoding pirin family protein, with protein MTTQLFQSNTRGKADFGWLKANFSFSFGNYFNPERVQFGMLRVLNDDTIAGGTGFGTHGHANMEIITIPLEGGLMHKDSMGNEGVIGFGEVQVMSAGSGVEHSEMNASQKDEAKTLQLWVFPDTEEVTPRYDQKSFDIENQINTFVNIVSPKDQNDGNALWVYQKTFFHLGIFDSNTSTQYAVKIPKNGVYLFLIEGEIEVNNQTLKARDAMGITDFDQFEIKINTQSKILLVEVPMH; from the coding sequence ATGACGACACAATTATTTCAATCAAACACAAGAGGCAAGGCCGATTTTGGTTGGCTTAAAGCCAATTTTTCTTTTTCATTTGGGAATTATTTCAATCCAGAACGAGTACAGTTTGGTATGCTACGAGTTTTAAATGACGACACTATTGCCGGCGGAACAGGTTTTGGTACGCACGGTCATGCCAATATGGAAATCATCACGATTCCACTCGAAGGTGGATTGATGCATAAAGACAGCATGGGAAATGAAGGCGTTATTGGTTTTGGAGAAGTACAAGTGATGAGCGCTGGCTCTGGTGTAGAACATTCTGAAATGAATGCCAGCCAAAAAGACGAGGCAAAAACACTACAGTTATGGGTTTTTCCCGATACGGAAGAAGTAACTCCAAGATACGACCAGAAATCATTTGATATTGAAAATCAAATCAATACCTTTGTAAATATCGTTTCACCAAAAGATCAAAATGATGGAAATGCACTTTGGGTTTACCAGAAAACCTTTTTTCATTTAGGCATTTTCGACAGCAATACTAGCACTCAATATGCCGTAAAAATTCCTAAAAATGGTGTTTATTTATTTTTGATAGAAGGCGAAATAGAAGTGAACAATCAAACTTTGAAGGCAAGAGATGCCATGGGAATAACTGATTTTGATCAATTCGAAATTAAAATCAACACCCAATCAAAAATATTATTGGTAGAAGTGCCAATGCATTAG